The following proteins are co-located in the Thermus thermophilus HB8 genome:
- a CDS encoding YlxR family protein, with the protein MKHVPIRMCVACRRRRPKGELLRILVTEEGFVIDPSGKRPGRGAYVCPDSPECRSEKRLRRFAGAKARALAEALAAYLGGEDGQGKDLPAG; encoded by the coding sequence ATGAAGCACGTCCCCATCCGCATGTGCGTGGCCTGCCGCCGGAGGCGGCCCAAGGGGGAGCTTCTCCGCATCCTGGTCACGGAGGAGGGCTTCGTCATCGACCCGAGCGGCAAGCGGCCGGGACGGGGGGCCTACGTCTGCCCCGACAGCCCCGAGTGCCGCTCGGAAAAGCGGCTCCGGCGCTTCGCCGGGGCCAAGGCCAGGGCCTTGGCCGAGGCCCTGGCCGCTTATCTAGGAGGTGAGGATGGCCAAGGTAAGGATCTACCAGCTGGCTAA
- the nusA gene encoding transcription termination factor NusA, whose protein sequence is MNREFVEAMQHLALERGVSVEEILEAFKEALRKAYIKRQKGYKKEEIDQGKGPEVDVYIDPNSGRIEMVEVRRVVEKVEDPDKEIALAEALQYDPEVQVGDEMEFPINPEELSRMAIQDLRQILTQRLKESERNRIYNEYKDKEGQVLTGVVTRVDNRGNVFVELGRGEAYLPRSEQIPTEKYHPGQRIKVYLKKVDKSAKGPSLLVSRAHEKLLEHLLKQEVPEIAEGIVEIKAIAREPGRRSKVAVTSHNPNVDPIGACIGHKGQRIQAVSAELGREKVDIILWSKDPKEFIRNALSPAQVGSIELDPEAKKARVKVTKDQHSLAIGTGGQNVRLASKLTGYDIHFEEAEISDLDEALRRAAEEEAEARERKAREEFEKLFRDLG, encoded by the coding sequence ATGAACAGGGAGTTCGTGGAAGCCATGCAGCACCTGGCCCTGGAGCGCGGGGTCAGCGTGGAGGAGATCCTGGAGGCCTTCAAGGAGGCCCTGCGCAAGGCCTACATCAAGCGGCAGAAGGGCTACAAGAAGGAGGAGATTGACCAGGGGAAGGGCCCCGAGGTGGACGTCTACATTGACCCGAACTCGGGCCGCATTGAGATGGTGGAGGTCCGGCGGGTGGTGGAGAAGGTGGAGGACCCCGACAAGGAGATCGCCCTCGCCGAGGCCCTCCAGTACGACCCCGAGGTCCAGGTGGGGGACGAGATGGAGTTCCCCATCAACCCGGAGGAGCTCTCCCGCATGGCCATCCAGGACCTGCGCCAGATCCTGACCCAGCGCCTCAAGGAGTCGGAGCGCAACCGGATCTACAACGAGTACAAGGACAAGGAGGGGCAGGTCCTCACCGGGGTGGTCACCCGGGTGGACAACCGGGGCAACGTCTTCGTGGAGCTGGGCCGGGGCGAGGCCTACCTCCCCCGGAGCGAGCAGATCCCCACGGAGAAGTACCACCCCGGCCAGCGGATCAAGGTCTACCTGAAGAAGGTGGACAAGTCCGCCAAGGGCCCCTCCCTCCTGGTGAGCCGGGCCCACGAGAAGCTTTTGGAGCACCTCCTCAAGCAGGAGGTGCCCGAGATCGCCGAGGGCATCGTGGAGATCAAGGCCATCGCCCGGGAGCCCGGCCGCCGGAGCAAGGTGGCGGTCACGAGCCACAACCCCAACGTGGACCCCATCGGGGCCTGCATCGGGCACAAGGGCCAGCGCATCCAGGCGGTTTCCGCCGAGCTCGGCCGGGAGAAGGTGGACATCATCCTGTGGTCCAAGGACCCCAAGGAGTTCATCCGCAACGCCCTCTCCCCCGCCCAGGTGGGCTCCATTGAGCTTGACCCCGAGGCGAAGAAGGCCCGGGTCAAGGTCACCAAGGACCAGCACTCCCTGGCCATCGGCACCGGGGGGCAGAACGTCCGCCTGGCCTCCAAGCTCACCGGGTACGACATCCACTTTGAGGAGGCGGAGATCTCCGACCTGGACGAGGCCCTGCGGCGCGCCGCCGAGGAGGAGGCCGAGGCCCGGGAAAGGAAGGCCCGCGAGGAGTTTGAGAAGCTCTTCCGTGACCTCGGATGA
- the rimP gene encoding ribosome maturation factor RimP, with translation MGVNPPFLCEGGGEVTVDLWQLVEEAVSPLGLDVLEVHFARGELLVRLERKDERPITVADLEEASRHIEAALDREDPIPGSYRLLVESPGPKRPLFTRRHFERFQGLKAKVPGPEGFTGRILRVEGEEVVFQVGDEERRLRIGTFRANLAEWPEEPR, from the coding sequence GTGGGTGTAAACCCACCCTTCCTTTGTGAAGGGGGCGGGGAGGTGACCGTGGACCTTTGGCAGCTGGTGGAAGAGGCGGTTTCGCCCCTGGGGCTGGACGTCCTCGAGGTCCACTTCGCCCGGGGCGAGCTCCTCGTCCGCCTGGAGCGGAAGGACGAGCGCCCCATCACCGTGGCCGACCTGGAGGAGGCGAGCCGCCACATCGAGGCCGCCCTAGACCGGGAGGACCCCATCCCGGGAAGCTACCGGCTTTTGGTGGAGTCCCCGGGGCCCAAAAGGCCCCTCTTCACCCGGCGGCACTTTGAGCGGTTCCAGGGCCTCAAGGCCAAGGTTCCGGGTCCCGAGGGGTTCACGGGGCGGATCCTCCGGGTGGAGGGGGAGGAGGTGGTCTTCCAGGTGGGCGACGAGGAGCGGCGCCTTAGGATCGGCACCTTCCGGGCCAACCTGGCGGAGTGGCCCGAGGAGCCCAGGTAA
- a CDS encoding M23 family metallopeptidase, whose translation MEVKVLSPIPRPEPKAVEVPPAPHKVWVVYEVKPGDALEAIARRFGVDPRHILWSSGLKDARLYPGQRLLIPIVDQEADAPPRLPPGVEAYRVRPGDTLEAIAKRFGVSLLDLVSANPTLESLDRLVVGSELYIPRKAKGLVVVLGEGQTLLDLAERFGLSPVELARANGVKNPLALRPGDRVLIPGLQAKTTYERLLAKQEAERRARLEAERRRQEELRRLAEQRRRQQEAQRRQAQVRQVSYREGGMRWPLANFQITTYFGGRTPFQRFHTGIDLAAPAGTPIYAAKAGRVEVAGWSSVGYGFHVVLDHGGGLETLYAHMSRIAVRAGQWVEAGQVIGYVGSTGWSTGPHLHFEVRVNGLVKNPLSYLP comes from the coding sequence ATGGAGGTCAAGGTCCTTTCCCCCATCCCCCGGCCGGAGCCCAAGGCGGTGGAGGTTCCCCCGGCCCCCCACAAGGTCTGGGTGGTCTACGAGGTGAAGCCCGGGGACGCCTTGGAGGCCATCGCCAGGCGCTTCGGGGTGGATCCGCGGCACATCCTCTGGTCCAGCGGGCTGAAGGACGCGAGGCTCTACCCCGGCCAGCGCCTCCTCATCCCCATCGTGGACCAGGAGGCGGACGCTCCCCCCAGGCTTCCCCCCGGGGTGGAGGCCTACCGCGTCCGGCCCGGGGACACCCTGGAGGCCATCGCCAAGCGCTTCGGGGTGAGCCTTCTGGACCTCGTTTCCGCCAACCCGACCCTGGAGAGCCTGGACCGGCTGGTGGTGGGAAGCGAGCTCTACATCCCTCGGAAGGCCAAGGGGCTCGTGGTGGTTTTGGGGGAGGGGCAGACCCTCTTGGACCTGGCGGAGCGCTTCGGCCTTTCCCCCGTGGAGCTCGCCCGGGCGAACGGGGTGAAGAACCCCCTGGCCCTCCGCCCCGGGGACCGGGTCCTCATCCCGGGGCTTCAGGCCAAGACCACCTACGAGCGCCTCCTCGCCAAGCAGGAGGCGGAGCGGAGGGCCCGCCTCGAGGCGGAAAGGCGCCGCCAGGAGGAGCTCAGGCGCCTGGCGGAGCAAAGGAGGCGGCAGCAAGAGGCCCAGAGGCGGCAGGCCCAGGTGCGCCAGGTGAGCTACCGGGAAGGGGGGATGCGCTGGCCCCTGGCGAACTTTCAGATCACCACCTACTTCGGGGGGAGGACCCCCTTCCAGCGCTTCCACACGGGGATTGACCTCGCGGCCCCCGCGGGCACGCCCATCTACGCCGCCAAGGCGGGCCGCGTGGAGGTGGCGGGCTGGAGCTCGGTGGGCTACGGCTTCCACGTGGTCCTGGACCACGGGGGGGGGTTGGAGACCCTTTACGCCCACATGTCCCGCATCGCCGTGCGGGCGGGGCAGTGGGTGGAGGCGGGGCAGGTGATCGGCTACGTGGGCTCCACCGGCTGGTCCACGGGGCCCCACCTCCACTTTGAGGTGCGGGTGAACGGCCTCGTCAAGAACCCCTTGAGCTACCTCCCCTAG
- the pdxS gene encoding pyridoxal 5'-phosphate synthase lyase subunit PdxS translates to MEKGTFQIKTGFAEMFKGGVIMDVTTPEQAVIAEEAGAVAVMALERVPADIRAQGGVARMSDPKIIKEIMAAVSIPVMAKVRIGHFVEAMILEAIGVDFIDESEVLTPADEEHHIDKWKFKVPFVCGARNLGEALRRIAEGAAMIRTKGEAGTGNVVEAVRHARTMWKEIRYVQSLREDELMAYAKEIGAPFELVKWVHDHGRLPVVNFAAGGIATPADAALMMHLGMDGVFVGSGIFKSGDPRKRARAIVRAVAHYNDPEVLAEVSEDLGEPMVGINLDQLKEEERLAKRGW, encoded by the coding sequence ATGGAAAAGGGCACCTTCCAGATCAAGACGGGCTTTGCGGAGATGTTCAAGGGCGGGGTGATCATGGACGTGACCACCCCGGAGCAGGCGGTGATCGCCGAGGAGGCGGGGGCGGTGGCGGTGATGGCCCTGGAGCGGGTCCCCGCGGACATCCGCGCCCAGGGGGGCGTGGCCCGCATGTCCGACCCCAAGATCATCAAGGAGATCATGGCGGCCGTCTCCATCCCCGTCATGGCCAAGGTGAGGATCGGCCACTTCGTGGAGGCCATGATCCTCGAGGCCATCGGGGTGGACTTCATTGACGAGTCCGAGGTGCTGACCCCCGCCGACGAGGAGCACCACATTGACAAGTGGAAGTTCAAGGTGCCCTTCGTCTGCGGGGCGAGGAACCTGGGGGAGGCCCTGAGGCGCATCGCCGAGGGGGCGGCCATGATCCGCACCAAGGGGGAGGCGGGGACGGGCAACGTGGTGGAGGCGGTGCGCCACGCCCGCACCATGTGGAAGGAGATCCGCTACGTCCAGTCCCTCCGGGAGGACGAGCTCATGGCCTACGCCAAGGAGATCGGGGCGCCCTTTGAGCTCGTCAAGTGGGTGCACGACCACGGCCGCCTCCCCGTGGTGAACTTCGCCGCCGGCGGCATCGCCACCCCCGCCGACGCCGCCCTCATGATGCACCTGGGCATGGACGGGGTCTTCGTGGGAAGCGGCATCTTCAAGTCGGGGGACCCCAGGAAGCGGGCCCGGGCCATCGTGCGGGCCGTGGCCCACTACAACGACCCCGAGGTGCTGGCCGAGGTCAGCGAGGACCTGGGCGAGCCCATGGTGGGCATCAACCTGGACCAGCTCAAGGAGGAGGAAAGGCTTGCCAAGCGGGGCTGGTAG
- a CDS encoding ArsR/SmtB family transcription factor gives MPSGAGRAVCGVYEIHPERVEKARAALPEERVVKEAALLLKALSDPTRMRLLLALKAVGELCVCDLALLAGVSVSAVSHQLRLLRQARLVDFRREGKQVYYRLADRHVEGLLAEALAHAEENT, from the coding sequence TTGCCAAGCGGGGCTGGTAGGGCGGTCTGCGGGGTCTACGAGATCCACCCGGAAAGGGTGGAGAAGGCCCGGGCCGCCCTGCCCGAGGAGAGGGTGGTCAAGGAGGCCGCCCTCCTCCTCAAGGCCCTTTCCGACCCCACGAGGATGCGCCTGCTCCTCGCCCTCAAGGCGGTGGGGGAGCTTTGCGTCTGCGACCTCGCCCTCCTCGCCGGGGTCTCGGTCTCGGCGGTGAGCCACCAGCTCAGGCTTCTCCGCCAGGCGCGGCTCGTGGACTTCCGCCGGGAGGGCAAGCAGGTCTACTACCGCCTCGCCGACCGGCACGTGGAGGGCCTGTTGGCGGAGGCCCTGGCCCACGCGGAAGAAAACACTTGA
- a CDS encoding heavy metal translocating P-type ATPase gives MKAPRVRVFRVEGMDCADCALKVEKALSEVPGVVQAQVSFASGKAYLHLEVPGAEKEAERVVSALGYRLKPEGDTTRGVLGPWRWALVSGGLLLAAFLASLFLPGLAPWGYRLAALIGVFPLARRAVAAFRQNPFSMQTLVTLATLGAMLIGAEAEAAVVVFLFLVGEVLEAYSVAQARRSLYALSELLPRRAYRLKEGGVEEVPLKALRVGDLVRVPPGERVPADGVVVSGQASVEEAAFTGEPLPRPKGIGDRVYGGSLVQEGSLVVKVERLPEEGFLAEMERLAEEALLKKSQAERVVDAFSRRYTPAVLALAGFVGLVLPLFRGDFLGHVYKALGLLLIACPCALVVSVPAAIAAGVGRGARAGVLFKSGAALERLAGVRYVALDKTGTLTLGKPTLVRVVTFGVSTEEALALAKGVAEGSSHPLARAVREALGPKALPSEEHRAVPGLGAFARVEGKEVGLVRPEAWDLPPEVEAQVKALAEEGFSLSLLVREGVPLALLAFQDTPRLEAREVLAELRRLGLKPLLLTGDRETSALALGTAIGLFPEEIRAGLSPVDKLRLVEELAGRGGVAMVGDGVNDAPALARATVGLAVAEGTEAALQSADVGLLSLAALPRAFRLSRLTLGVVRQNVALAVGLKGLFLLTTLVGLTGLWPAVLADNGALVLVTLNSLRLLRARV, from the coding sequence ATGAAGGCTCCCAGAGTGCGCGTCTTCCGGGTAGAGGGCATGGACTGCGCCGACTGCGCCTTAAAGGTGGAGAAAGCCCTTTCCGAGGTGCCTGGAGTGGTGCAGGCCCAGGTCAGCTTTGCCAGCGGAAAGGCCTATCTGCACCTCGAGGTTCCCGGGGCGGAGAAGGAGGCGGAAAGGGTGGTTTCCGCCCTGGGCTACCGTTTGAAGCCTGAAGGGGACACGACCAGGGGTGTTTTGGGACCCTGGCGCTGGGCCTTGGTTTCCGGAGGGCTTCTCCTGGCGGCCTTTTTGGCTTCGCTCTTCCTCCCCGGCCTAGCCCCTTGGGGCTATCGGCTGGCGGCCTTGATAGGGGTTTTCCCCCTGGCTCGTCGTGCGGTGGCTGCGTTCCGGCAAAACCCCTTCAGCATGCAAACCCTGGTTACGCTGGCTACCCTGGGAGCCATGCTCATCGGGGCGGAGGCCGAGGCGGCGGTGGTGGTCTTCCTCTTCCTCGTGGGGGAGGTGCTGGAGGCTTATAGCGTGGCCCAGGCCCGCAGGTCCCTTTACGCCCTTTCCGAGCTTCTTCCCAGGCGGGCCTACCGCCTGAAGGAGGGTGGGGTGGAGGAGGTGCCCCTTAAGGCCTTGAGGGTGGGGGACCTGGTGAGGGTGCCCCCGGGGGAGCGGGTACCGGCCGACGGGGTGGTGGTGTCTGGACAGGCTTCCGTGGAGGAGGCCGCCTTCACCGGGGAGCCCTTGCCTAGGCCCAAGGGGATAGGGGACCGGGTTTACGGGGGCAGTCTGGTGCAGGAGGGGAGCTTGGTGGTAAAGGTGGAGCGCCTTCCCGAGGAGGGCTTCCTGGCGGAGATGGAACGCCTGGCGGAGGAGGCCTTGCTTAAGAAGAGCCAGGCGGAGCGGGTGGTGGATGCCTTTAGCCGCCGCTACACCCCGGCGGTCCTGGCCCTGGCAGGCTTCGTGGGCCTGGTCCTTCCCCTTTTCCGGGGGGATTTCCTGGGGCATGTCTACAAGGCCTTGGGCCTTCTCCTCATCGCCTGTCCCTGCGCTCTGGTGGTGTCGGTGCCTGCGGCCATCGCCGCAGGGGTGGGCCGGGGAGCCAGGGCGGGGGTGCTCTTTAAGAGCGGGGCGGCCCTGGAGCGCTTGGCTGGGGTTCGCTACGTGGCTTTGGACAAGACGGGAACCCTGACCCTGGGAAAGCCCACGCTGGTGCGGGTGGTTACCTTTGGGGTTTCGACGGAGGAGGCCTTGGCCCTGGCGAAGGGGGTGGCGGAGGGTTCCTCCCACCCCTTAGCCCGGGCGGTGCGGGAGGCTTTGGGCCCCAAGGCCTTGCCCTCGGAGGAGCATCGGGCGGTGCCGGGCCTCGGGGCCTTCGCTCGGGTGGAGGGGAAGGAGGTGGGTTTGGTGCGGCCCGAGGCCTGGGACCTGCCCCCGGAAGTAGAGGCCCAGGTGAAGGCCTTGGCGGAGGAAGGCTTCAGCCTTTCCCTCTTGGTTAGGGAGGGGGTTCCCTTGGCCCTCTTGGCCTTCCAGGATACCCCCCGCCTCGAGGCCCGGGAAGTCTTGGCCGAACTGCGCCGACTGGGCCTTAAGCCCCTCCTGCTTACCGGCGACCGGGAGACCTCTGCTTTGGCTTTGGGCACGGCCATAGGGCTTTTTCCTGAGGAAATCCGGGCTGGCCTTTCTCCCGTGGACAAGCTCCGCCTGGTGGAGGAGTTGGCAGGTAGGGGTGGCGTGGCCATGGTGGGGGATGGGGTGAACGACGCCCCAGCCCTGGCCAGGGCCACGGTAGGGCTTGCCGTGGCCGAGGGCACGGAAGCGGCCCTGCAGAGTGCAGACGTGGGGCTTCTGAGCCTTGCCGCCTTGCCCCGGGCCTTCCGGCTAAGCCGCCTGACCCTGGGCGTGGTCCGCCAGAACGTGGCCTTGGCGGTGGGGCTCAAGGGGCTTTTCCTCCTCACCACCTTGGTGGGCCTGACCGGGCTTTGGCCGGCGGTCTTGGCGGACAACGGCGCTTTGGTCCTGGTGACCCTGAATAGCCTTCGCCTTCTTCGGGCCCGGGTGTGA
- the pdxT gene encoding pyridoxal 5'-phosphate synthase glutaminase subunit PdxT, with translation MRGVVGVLALQGDFREHKEALKRLGIEAKEVRKKEHLEGLKALIVPGGESTTIGKLAREYGIEDEVRKRVEEGSLALFGTCAGAIWLAKEIVGYPEQPRLGVLEAWVERNAFGRQVESFEEDLEVEGLGSFHGVFIRAPVFRRLGEGVEVLARLGDLPVLVRQGKVLASSFHPELTEDPRLHRYFLELAGV, from the coding sequence ATGAGGGGCGTGGTCGGCGTCCTAGCCCTACAAGGGGATTTCCGCGAGCACAAGGAGGCGCTTAAGCGCCTGGGGATAGAGGCAAAGGAGGTGCGGAAGAAGGAGCACCTGGAGGGGCTCAAGGCCCTCATCGTGCCTGGCGGGGAGTCCACCACCATCGGCAAGCTGGCCCGGGAATACGGAATCGAGGACGAGGTGCGCAAGCGGGTGGAAGAGGGTTCCCTGGCCCTCTTCGGCACCTGCGCCGGGGCCATCTGGTTGGCCAAGGAGATCGTGGGCTACCCCGAGCAACCCCGTTTGGGGGTGTTGGAGGCATGGGTGGAACGCAACGCCTTTGGCAGGCAGGTGGAAAGCTTTGAGGAGGACCTGGAGGTGGAGGGCCTCGGTTCCTTCCACGGCGTCTTCATCCGCGCCCCCGTCTTCCGCAGGCTGGGGGAGGGGGTGGAGGTCCTGGCCAGGCTTGGGGACCTTCCCGTTCTGGTCCGCCAGGGGAAGGTCCTCGCCAGCAGCTTCCACCCCGAGCTCACGGAGGACCCCCGCCTCCACCGCTACTTCCTGGAGCTCGCCGGGGTTTAA
- the asnS gene encoding asparagine--tRNA ligase — protein MRVFIDEIARHVDQEVELRGWLYQRRSKGKIHFLILRDGTGFLQATVVQGEVPEAVFREADHLPQETALRVWGRVREDRRAPGGFELAVRDLQVVSRPQGEYPIGPKEHGIDFLMDHRHLWLRHRRPFAVMRIRDELERAIHEFFGERGFLRFDAPILTPSAVEGTTELFEVELFDGEKAYLSQSGQLYAEAGALAFAKVYTFGPTFRAERSKTRRHLLEFWMVEPEVAFMTHEENMALQEELVSFLVARVLERRSRELEMLGRDPKALEPAAEGHYPRLTYKEAVALVNRIAQEDPEVPPLPYGEDFGAPHEAALSRRFDRPVFVERYPARIKAFYMEPDPEDPELVLNDDLLAPEGYGEIIGGSQRIHDLELLRRKIQEFGLPEEVYDWYLDLRRFGSVPHSGFGLGLERTVAWICGLAHVREAIPFPRMYTRMRP, from the coding sequence ATGCGCGTCTTCATTGACGAGATCGCCCGCCACGTGGACCAGGAGGTGGAGCTCAGGGGCTGGCTCTACCAGAGGCGCTCCAAGGGCAAGATCCACTTCCTCATCCTCCGGGACGGCACCGGCTTCCTCCAGGCCACGGTGGTCCAGGGGGAGGTGCCGGAAGCGGTCTTCCGGGAAGCGGACCACCTCCCCCAGGAAACCGCCCTAAGGGTGTGGGGCCGGGTGCGGGAGGACCGGAGGGCCCCGGGGGGGTTTGAGCTCGCCGTGCGGGACCTTCAGGTGGTGAGCCGCCCCCAGGGGGAGTACCCCATCGGCCCCAAGGAGCACGGCATAGACTTCCTCATGGACCACCGCCACCTCTGGCTCCGCCACCGCCGCCCCTTCGCCGTGATGCGCATCCGGGACGAGCTGGAAAGGGCCATCCACGAGTTCTTCGGAGAGCGGGGCTTCCTCCGCTTTGACGCCCCCATCCTCACCCCAAGCGCCGTGGAGGGGACCACGGAGCTCTTTGAGGTGGAGCTCTTTGACGGGGAGAAGGCCTACCTCTCCCAGTCGGGGCAGCTTTACGCCGAGGCCGGGGCCCTGGCCTTCGCCAAGGTCTACACCTTCGGCCCCACCTTCCGGGCGGAGCGCTCCAAGACGCGGCGCCACCTCCTGGAGTTCTGGATGGTGGAGCCCGAGGTGGCCTTCATGACCCACGAGGAGAACATGGCCCTCCAGGAGGAGCTCGTGAGCTTCCTCGTGGCCAGGGTGCTGGAAAGGCGCTCTCGGGAGCTTGAGATGCTCGGGCGGGACCCCAAGGCCCTGGAGCCCGCCGCGGAGGGCCACTACCCCAGGCTCACCTACAAGGAGGCCGTGGCCCTGGTGAACCGGATCGCCCAAGAGGACCCCGAGGTCCCTCCCCTCCCCTACGGCGAGGACTTCGGGGCCCCCCACGAGGCCGCCTTAAGCCGCCGGTTTGACCGCCCCGTCTTCGTGGAGCGCTACCCCGCCCGGATCAAGGCCTTCTACATGGAGCCGGACCCCGAAGACCCCGAGCTCGTCCTGAACGACGACCTCCTCGCCCCCGAGGGCTACGGGGAGATCATCGGGGGAAGCCAGAGGATCCACGACCTGGAGCTTCTAAGGCGCAAGATCCAGGAGTTCGGCCTCCCGGAGGAGGTCTACGACTGGTACCTGGACCTCCGCCGCTTCGGGAGCGTCCCCCACTCGGGGTTCGGCCTGGGCCTGGAGCGGACCGTGGCCTGGATCTGCGGGCTAGCCCACGTGCGGGAGGCCATCCCCTTCCCGAGGATGTACACGAGGATGCGCCCCTAA
- a CDS encoding HAD family hydrolase: MVRLVFVDVDGTLVGREGVPPCVWPEVEALKALGVRFALVTGRPGRGEALLLARRLAPTGLHVYESGAVVLALEEDPHEPPARPFHVEALPEEAAREAVRLARRLALPLEGYTADGGFFVEGDSPLLEAHQRLLGVEAEGADLLRLSSPLVRLQVLAEGEAPVERLLEALPPGLQAHVAESPKMPGVRFVSLTKEGVSKLSAARLVAEAYGLPLSECAMVGDGENDLELLRAVGVGIAMGNAPPSVKRAAQRVVAPVEACGLAEALRLLRG, translated from the coding sequence ATGGTCCGCCTGGTCTTCGTGGACGTGGACGGCACCCTGGTGGGCCGGGAGGGGGTGCCCCCCTGCGTCTGGCCCGAGGTGGAGGCCCTGAAGGCCCTGGGGGTCCGCTTCGCCCTGGTCACGGGCCGGCCCGGCCGGGGGGAGGCCCTCCTCCTCGCCCGGAGGCTCGCCCCCACGGGCCTCCACGTGTACGAGTCGGGGGCCGTGGTCCTGGCCTTGGAAGAGGACCCCCACGAGCCCCCCGCAAGGCCCTTCCACGTGGAGGCCCTGCCGGAGGAAGCGGCCCGGGAGGCCGTCCGGCTCGCCCGCAGGCTCGCCCTTCCCCTCGAGGGCTACACGGCGGACGGGGGCTTCTTCGTGGAAGGGGATAGCCCCCTCCTCGAGGCCCACCAGCGCCTCCTCGGGGTGGAGGCGGAAGGGGCCGACCTCCTCCGCCTTTCCTCCCCCCTGGTGCGCCTCCAGGTCCTGGCCGAGGGGGAAGCCCCCGTGGAGCGCCTTTTGGAGGCGCTTCCCCCGGGGCTTCAGGCCCACGTGGCGGAAAGCCCCAAGATGCCGGGGGTCCGCTTCGTCTCCCTCACCAAGGAAGGCGTGAGCAAGCTCAGCGCCGCCCGGCTTGTGGCCGAGGCCTACGGCCTCCCCCTGTCGGAGTGCGCCATGGTGGGGGACGGGGAGAACGACCTGGAGCTCCTCCGGGCCGTGGGGGTGGGCATCGCCATGGGGAACGCCCCCCCCTCGGTGAAGCGGGCGGCCCAAAGGGTGGTCGCCCCCGTGGAGGCCTGCGGCCTGGCCGAGGCCCTCCGCCTCCTCAGGGGATAG
- a CDS encoding PhzF family phenazine biosynthesis protein: protein MKRIPYALVDVFAPAPGAGNRVAVVLDARGMSPEEMQAVAQSLGAAEAAFLLERTGAALSVRFFAPGGEVEFSGHAAVAVGLTAARTGLVPEGTTRLYLHTPTEVLPVELVLEAGEPRKAWVRGPAPRFRDLPPYRALREVLEALGSDERYLHRGLPYGVAFTGLWSLFVPLIAPGVVDALEPEMERLKALCFRLDVATVHAYAPMGPRSFYARDFAPLLGIPEDPVTGSANAALGALLARAGVVPRREGKVLLTVYQGHHLGNPGVVEVQVEYSPTGEPYSVQIGGEAVIVQTGEV, encoded by the coding sequence ATGAAGCGGATCCCCTACGCCTTGGTGGACGTCTTCGCCCCCGCCCCCGGGGCGGGCAACCGGGTGGCCGTGGTCCTGGACGCCCGGGGGATGTCCCCGGAGGAGATGCAGGCGGTGGCCCAAAGCCTGGGGGCGGCCGAGGCCGCCTTCCTCCTGGAGCGCACCGGCGCGGCCCTCTCCGTCCGCTTCTTCGCCCCGGGGGGGGAGGTGGAGTTCTCCGGGCACGCCGCCGTGGCCGTGGGCCTCACCGCGGCCCGCACCGGCCTGGTGCCGGAAGGGACGACGCGCCTTTACCTCCACACGCCCACGGAGGTGCTGCCCGTGGAGCTCGTCTTGGAGGCGGGGGAGCCCCGCAAGGCCTGGGTCCGGGGCCCCGCCCCCCGGTTCCGGGACCTTCCCCCCTACCGGGCCCTGAGGGAGGTCCTCGAGGCCCTGGGCTCCGACGAGCGCTACCTCCACCGGGGCCTCCCCTACGGGGTGGCCTTCACCGGGCTTTGGAGCCTCTTCGTGCCCCTCATCGCCCCGGGGGTGGTGGACGCCCTGGAGCCGGAGATGGAACGGCTCAAGGCGCTTTGCTTCCGGCTGGACGTGGCCACGGTCCACGCCTACGCCCCCATGGGCCCGAGGAGCTTCTACGCCCGGGACTTCGCCCCCCTCCTCGGCATCCCCGAGGACCCGGTCACGGGCTCCGCCAACGCCGCCCTGGGGGCCCTCCTCGCCCGGGCCGGGGTGGTGCCGAGGCGGGAGGGAAAGGTCCTCCTCACCGTCTACCAGGGGCACCACCTGGGCAACCCCGGGGTGGTGGAGGTCCAGGTGGAGTACAGCCCCACGGGCGAGCCCTACAGCGTCCAGATCGGGGGCGAAGCGGTGATCGTCCAGACGGGGGAGGTTTGA